The Streptomyces spororaveus genome includes a region encoding these proteins:
- a CDS encoding acetolactate synthase large subunit — translation MPMTEQATGAHHPQPRPRSGGQQSAAVEHVTGAQSLIRSLEEVGCDTVFGIPGGAILPAYDPMMDSKKVRHILVRHEQGAGHAATGYAQATGKVGVCMATSGPGATNLVTPIADAHMDSVPLVAITGQVSSKAIGTDAFQEADIVGITMPITKHNFLVTKAEDIPRTIAEAFHIAATGRPGPVLVDIAKDALQAKTTFSWPPTQDLPGYRPVTKPHAKQIREAAKLICQAKRPVLYVGGGVMKSGATAELKVLAELTGVPVCTTLMALGSFPDSHPLHVGMPGMHGSVTGVTALQKSDLLIALGTRFDDRVTGKLDSFAPFAKIIHADIDPAEIGKNRAVDVPIVGDAREVIADLIQAVQAEHTEGNAGDYTAWWNDLSRWRDTYPLGYDLPTDGSLSPQQVIERIGALAPKSTIFAAGVGQHQMWASHFVKYEEPRTWLNSGGAGTMGYAVPAAMGAKVGMPERTVWAIDGDGCFQMTNQELVTCALNNIPIKVAIINNGALGMVRQWQTLFYNQRYSNTVLHADETGHDTVGSQLGESLAPRKGTRVPDFVKLAEAMGCVALRCEDPADLDKVIAEANAINDRTVVIDFIVHEDAMVWPMVAAGTSNDEVMAARGVRPDFGDNEDD, via the coding sequence ATGCCGATGACCGAGCAGGCCACCGGGGCCCACCATCCGCAGCCGCGGCCCCGTTCCGGCGGACAGCAGTCCGCCGCAGTTGAGCACGTCACGGGTGCGCAGTCCCTCATCCGCTCTCTCGAAGAGGTGGGGTGCGACACCGTCTTCGGTATTCCGGGCGGCGCCATCCTCCCCGCGTACGACCCGATGATGGACTCGAAGAAGGTCCGTCACATCCTGGTCCGCCACGAGCAGGGGGCCGGTCACGCCGCGACCGGTTACGCGCAGGCCACCGGCAAGGTCGGCGTCTGTATGGCCACGTCCGGCCCGGGCGCCACCAACCTCGTCACCCCGATCGCCGACGCGCACATGGACTCCGTCCCGCTGGTCGCGATCACCGGTCAGGTCTCCTCCAAGGCGATCGGCACCGACGCCTTCCAGGAGGCGGACATCGTCGGCATCACGATGCCGATCACCAAGCACAACTTCCTGGTCACCAAGGCCGAGGACATCCCGCGGACGATCGCCGAGGCCTTCCACATCGCGGCCACCGGCCGTCCCGGCCCGGTCCTGGTCGACATTGCCAAGGACGCCCTGCAGGCGAAGACCACCTTCTCGTGGCCGCCCACCCAGGACCTCCCCGGTTACCGGCCGGTCACCAAGCCGCACGCCAAGCAGATCCGTGAGGCCGCCAAGCTCATCTGCCAGGCCAAGCGCCCGGTCCTGTACGTCGGCGGCGGCGTCATGAAGTCCGGCGCGACCGCCGAGCTGAAGGTCCTCGCCGAGCTGACCGGCGTCCCGGTCTGCACCACCCTGATGGCGCTGGGCTCCTTCCCCGACAGCCACCCGCTGCACGTCGGCATGCCGGGCATGCACGGCTCCGTCACGGGCGTCACCGCGCTGCAGAAGTCGGACCTGCTGATCGCGCTCGGCACCCGCTTCGACGACCGCGTCACCGGCAAGCTCGACAGCTTCGCACCCTTCGCCAAGATCATCCACGCGGACATCGACCCCGCCGAGATCGGCAAGAACCGCGCGGTCGACGTCCCGATCGTCGGAGACGCCCGCGAGGTCATCGCCGACCTGATCCAGGCCGTCCAGGCCGAGCACACCGAGGGCAACGCCGGCGACTACACCGCCTGGTGGAACGACCTCAGCCGCTGGCGCGACACCTACCCGCTGGGCTACGACCTGCCCACCGACGGCAGCCTCTCGCCCCAGCAGGTCATCGAGCGGATCGGCGCGCTCGCCCCGAAGAGCACGATCTTCGCGGCCGGCGTCGGCCAGCACCAGATGTGGGCCTCGCACTTCGTCAAGTACGAGGAGCCCCGCACCTGGCTGAACTCCGGCGGTGCCGGAACCATGGGCTACGCGGTCCCGGCCGCGATGGGCGCCAAGGTCGGCATGCCCGAGCGCACGGTCTGGGCGATCGACGGCGACGGCTGCTTCCAGATGACCAATCAGGAACTGGTCACCTGCGCCCTGAACAACATCCCGATCAAGGTCGCGATCATCAACAACGGTGCGCTGGGCATGGTCCGCCAGTGGCAGACCCTGTTCTACAACCAGCGCTACTCCAACACCGTTCTGCACGCCGACGAGACCGGTCACGACACGGTCGGCTCCCAGCTCGGCGAGTCCCTCGCGCCCCGCAAGGGCACGCGCGTCCCGGACTTCGTCAAGCTGGCTGAGGCCATGGGCTGCGTGGCGCTGCGCTGCGAGGACCCGGCCGACCTCGACAAGGTCATCGCCGAGGCCAACGCGATCAACGACCGTACCGTCGTCATCGACTTCATCGTCCACGAGGACGCCATGGTGTGGCCGATGGTCGCCGCCGGCACCTCCAACGACGAGGTCATGGCAGCCCGGGGCGTCCGTCCCGACTTCGGCGACAACGAAGACGACTGA
- a CDS encoding putative bifunctional diguanylate cyclase/phosphodiesterase produces the protein MSSPGAALLDRPSVSGGGKGLAMQLLLAVVSGGYAVGAALNWGSEEVAEIMGDFGLSAAGLLAAVSCYSYARAIDSRERPAWLLFAFSSLMGAGGNAVWGWYEVILGQEVPKPSLADFAFLCFAPPAIVGLLVLAKRPVTRAGWVCLGLDSWLIGGSLLTLSWSLALAHAARTAQSGAPGSVPRAALSLAYPLLDIALVSMVLVLHFRRSETNRSAVNTAIAALALTVLSDALFTSPLLSAEYQSGQLLDAGWFAGSLLLAYAPWGARRLHPHPEPAGRPRVDRTHSRPITGSLPALTPYLAAAVCTLGILYNVVDGRKVDRMVVFTGCTVVLALVIRQGIMLLDNIALTQELAQKENHFRSLVQGSSDVIMIAAPTGTLRYVSPAAAGVYGREAEELVGTELATLIHPDDLGRVVHEVRRFLAAPPTEEPTTRIECRFESGDGEWLNVESTVNRHQGGLILNSRDVTERVRLQAQLQHSAEHDALTDLPNRALFTRRVRQALTGRRAGDHSTAVLFIDLDGFKAVNDTIGHQAGDELLVEAARRLQDSVRAGDTAARLGGDEFAALILGDGSRDVGAREYQVREIADRLRTTLSQPYRIGGSEVRVAASIGAAFADPGITPSDLMRNADLAMYRAKAGGKDRVEMYAPQMQAEVVRKAELAGRLRTALHEGEFALLHQPVVSLATGEVAAVAAQARWRSAQGILFTPAEFLRVAEYSEGGAGGAGGPGAAGQDASRTAELGRWLLEEAVEQAADRHRAGHDVPVAVRMTAQRLLDRSMPLGSVEALLTRHGLPSGALVLELAVSDPRVPFDDLERRLTALHRLGVGISLDGFGSGYAAISALRRLPVDMLKLDRGLVEGVVESARLHKITAGLLRIANDLGMRSVADGVDLPEQVLALRAMGCTHGQGMAFSGPLDEYRLRRALVRGTFPVPGGAAQPALAGGSSGGSMAIRRGSHNETPVPPT, from the coding sequence GTGAGTTCCCCGGGGGCGGCGCTCCTGGACCGGCCCTCCGTCTCGGGCGGCGGCAAGGGCCTGGCGATGCAGCTGCTCCTCGCGGTGGTCAGCGGCGGGTACGCCGTCGGCGCCGCCCTCAACTGGGGATCGGAGGAAGTCGCCGAGATCATGGGCGACTTCGGACTCAGCGCGGCCGGCTTACTCGCCGCGGTCTCCTGCTACTCCTACGCGAGGGCGATCGACAGCCGCGAACGCCCCGCCTGGCTGCTCTTCGCCTTCTCCTCCCTCATGGGCGCCGGCGGCAACGCGGTCTGGGGCTGGTACGAGGTGATCCTGGGCCAGGAGGTGCCGAAACCCTCGCTCGCCGACTTCGCCTTCCTCTGCTTCGCCCCGCCCGCCATCGTGGGCCTGCTCGTCCTCGCCAAACGCCCGGTCACCCGCGCAGGCTGGGTGTGCCTCGGACTCGACTCCTGGCTCATCGGCGGCTCCCTGCTCACCCTCTCCTGGAGCCTGGCCCTGGCCCACGCGGCGCGGACCGCCCAGTCCGGCGCCCCCGGCAGCGTCCCGCGCGCCGCGCTCTCCCTCGCCTACCCGCTCCTGGACATCGCGCTCGTCTCGATGGTCCTGGTCCTGCACTTCCGCCGCAGCGAGACCAACCGCTCCGCCGTCAACACCGCCATCGCGGCGCTGGCCCTGACCGTGCTCAGCGACGCCCTGTTCACCTCGCCCCTGCTGAGCGCCGAGTACCAGTCCGGACAACTGCTCGACGCCGGCTGGTTCGCGGGATCGCTGCTCCTCGCGTACGCGCCCTGGGGCGCCCGGCGCCTCCATCCGCACCCGGAGCCGGCCGGGCGCCCGCGGGTGGACCGGACGCACAGCCGCCCGATCACCGGCTCGCTGCCCGCCCTCACCCCGTACCTCGCGGCCGCCGTGTGCACCCTCGGCATCCTGTACAACGTCGTGGACGGCCGGAAGGTGGACCGGATGGTCGTCTTCACCGGCTGCACGGTCGTGCTCGCCCTCGTCATCCGGCAGGGCATCATGCTCCTCGACAACATCGCGCTGACCCAGGAACTGGCCCAGAAGGAGAACCACTTCCGCTCCCTGGTCCAGGGCTCCAGCGACGTCATCATGATCGCCGCGCCCACCGGCACCCTGCGCTACGTCAGTCCCGCCGCCGCCGGGGTCTACGGCCGTGAGGCGGAGGAGCTGGTCGGCACCGAGCTCGCCACCCTGATCCACCCCGACGACCTCGGCCGGGTGGTCCACGAGGTACGCCGCTTCCTCGCCGCACCGCCGACCGAGGAGCCCACCACCCGCATCGAGTGCCGCTTCGAGTCGGGCGACGGCGAGTGGCTCAACGTGGAGTCCACCGTCAACCGGCACCAGGGCGGGCTCATCCTCAACAGCCGCGACGTCACTGAACGGGTCCGGCTCCAGGCGCAGCTCCAGCACAGTGCCGAACACGATGCGCTGACCGACCTGCCCAACCGGGCCCTGTTCACCCGTCGTGTGCGGCAGGCCCTGACCGGCCGGCGCGCGGGCGACCACAGCACCGCCGTGCTCTTCATCGACCTCGACGGCTTCAAGGCGGTCAACGACACCATCGGCCACCAGGCCGGTGACGAGCTGCTCGTCGAAGCCGCCCGCAGGCTCCAGGACTCGGTCCGGGCCGGGGACACGGCGGCCCGCCTCGGCGGCGACGAGTTCGCCGCGCTGATCCTGGGTGACGGCAGCCGCGACGTCGGCGCCCGCGAGTACCAGGTGCGGGAGATCGCCGACCGGCTGCGCACGACCCTCTCCCAGCCGTACCGGATCGGCGGCAGCGAGGTCCGGGTCGCCGCGAGCATCGGAGCGGCCTTCGCGGACCCCGGCATCACCCCTTCGGACCTGATGCGCAACGCGGATCTCGCGATGTACCGGGCCAAGGCGGGCGGCAAGGACCGCGTCGAGATGTACGCCCCGCAGATGCAGGCCGAAGTCGTGCGCAAGGCCGAGCTGGCCGGGCGGCTGCGGACGGCACTGCACGAGGGCGAGTTCGCCCTGCTGCACCAGCCCGTGGTCTCGCTGGCCACCGGCGAGGTGGCGGCCGTCGCCGCCCAGGCCCGCTGGCGCTCCGCCCAGGGGATCCTCTTCACCCCGGCGGAGTTCCTCCGGGTCGCCGAGTACAGCGAGGGCGGCGCCGGCGGTGCCGGTGGCCCCGGAGCCGCCGGCCAGGACGCCTCGCGCACCGCCGAGCTGGGGCGCTGGCTGCTGGAGGAGGCCGTCGAGCAGGCCGCCGACCGGCACCGGGCCGGGCACGACGTACCGGTGGCCGTGCGGATGACCGCTCAGCGGCTCCTGGACCGGTCCATGCCGCTCGGCTCCGTGGAAGCACTGCTGACCCGGCACGGGCTGCCTTCCGGGGCCCTGGTGCTGGAGCTCGCCGTATCGGACCCCAGAGTGCCCTTCGACGACCTGGAGCGCCGTCTGACGGCCCTGCACCGGCTCGGGGTGGGTATCTCCCTGGACGGCTTCGGCAGCGGCTACGCGGCCATCAGCGCCCTGCGCCGCCTTCCCGTGGACATGCTCAAGCTGGACCGGGGCCTGGTGGAGGGCGTGGTCGAGTCCGCCCGGCTGCACAAGATCACCGCTGGTCTCTTGCGGATCGCAAACGACCTCGGCATGCGGTCGGTGGCGGACGGCGTGGACCTGCCCGAGCAGGTGCTGGCGCTGCGCGCGATGGGGTGCACGCACGGCCAGGGAATGGCTTTTTCCGGCCCGCTCGACGAGTACAGGCTGCGCCGCGCGCTGGTGCGCGGTACGTTCCCAGTACCGGGCGGAGCGGCCCAGCCAGCACTGGCCGGCGGCTCCTCCGGGGGCTCGATGGCCATCCGCAGAGGCTCACATAATGAGACGCCCGTCCCACCTACTTGA
- a CDS encoding 2-hydroxyacid dehydrogenase yields MTAMTPDVWLPFPAEEIEGLPDSFRYRLWDGGEAFPADPADCVFYVTPYMKSPEVTVRPLAEMTAVQVVQTLTAGIDDVRGRLGDLRPGVRLCNAVGVHTASTAELALALTLASLRGIPGMVRGQDREEWRSGFYDALADKSVLIIGYGSIGSAIEDRLAAFECGPVARVARTARTTARGPVHTLADLPGLLPRADVVILVTPLTDATRGLAGADFLGRMKDGALLVNVSRGPVVDTKSLLAEVESGRLRAALDVTDPEPLPAGHPLWHAPNVLITPHVGGSSSAFEPRAKRLLARQLTRFAAGEPVEHTVLITE; encoded by the coding sequence ATGACTGCAATGACCCCGGATGTCTGGCTCCCGTTCCCCGCCGAGGAGATCGAGGGCCTCCCCGACTCCTTCCGGTACCGCCTCTGGGACGGCGGGGAGGCCTTCCCGGCCGATCCGGCCGACTGCGTCTTCTACGTGACGCCCTACATGAAGTCCCCCGAGGTCACCGTGCGCCCGCTGGCGGAGATGACCGCGGTCCAGGTCGTCCAGACCCTGACCGCCGGCATCGACGACGTGCGGGGCCGCCTCGGCGACCTGCGTCCCGGCGTACGGCTGTGCAACGCCGTCGGGGTCCACACGGCCAGCACCGCCGAACTCGCCCTCGCGCTGACCCTCGCCTCCCTGCGCGGCATCCCCGGCATGGTCCGCGGCCAGGACCGCGAGGAATGGCGTTCCGGCTTCTACGACGCCCTCGCCGACAAGTCGGTTCTGATCATCGGCTACGGATCGATCGGCTCGGCCATCGAGGACCGGCTCGCGGCCTTCGAATGCGGGCCGGTCGCGCGGGTGGCGCGTACGGCCCGGACCACCGCACGCGGGCCCGTGCACACCCTCGCCGACCTGCCCGGGCTCCTGCCCCGGGCCGATGTGGTCATCCTCGTGACCCCGCTGACCGACGCCACCCGGGGCCTGGCCGGCGCCGACTTCCTCGGCCGGATGAAGGACGGCGCCCTGCTCGTGAACGTGTCGCGCGGTCCCGTCGTCGACACCAAGTCCCTGCTGGCGGAAGTGGAGTCGGGCCGGCTGCGCGCCGCACTCGACGTCACCGACCCGGAACCGCTGCCCGCCGGCCACCCGCTCTGGCATGCTCCGAATGTCCTGATCACACCTCATGTCGGCGGCAGCAGCTCGGCGTTCGAGCCGAGGGCCAAGCGCCTGCTGGCCCGCCAGCTCACCCGGTTCGCCGCCGGGGAACCGGTGGAGCACACGGTGTTGATCACCGAGTGA
- a CDS encoding aldo/keto reductase, with protein MERRSIGAGALTVGAIGLGCMPMSWAYAPSRRRGQESLAAVHTALDLGSNLLDTADVYGPFTNELLLGRVLRERRSEAFVSAKVGLRAGDQHVVADGRPAYLRRACDASLRRLRTDVIDLYQLHRVDPDVPVEETWGAMAELVGAGKVRALGYCALGAGAGPGAGRSGDRGYRTTLRHLERLQQVFPVSAVQAELSVWSPQAAWQLLPWCAARGVGFLAAMPLGSGFLTGSLTPGEGFEPQDVRARHPRFTAEAMASNQVLLAGLRQVARRHGPEVTVAQVALAWVLAQGPQVVPVPGADRAPWAAENAAAAQVRLSAGDLAEIAALPVEVGAWD; from the coding sequence GTGGAGCGCAGGTCGATCGGGGCGGGGGCACTGACGGTGGGCGCCATCGGCCTCGGCTGTATGCCGATGAGCTGGGCGTACGCGCCTTCGCGACGGCGGGGTCAGGAGTCGCTGGCCGCCGTGCACACGGCACTGGACCTGGGGTCGAACCTGCTGGACACGGCCGACGTGTACGGGCCGTTCACCAATGAGCTGCTGCTCGGGCGGGTGCTGCGGGAACGGCGGTCCGAGGCGTTCGTCTCGGCCAAGGTGGGCCTGCGGGCGGGTGACCAGCACGTGGTCGCCGACGGGCGGCCCGCCTATCTGCGGCGGGCCTGCGACGCCTCGCTGCGGCGGCTGCGGACCGACGTCATAGACCTCTACCAGCTGCACCGGGTCGATCCGGACGTGCCCGTGGAGGAGACCTGGGGAGCCATGGCCGAGCTGGTGGGCGCGGGCAAGGTGCGGGCGCTCGGGTACTGCGCGCTGGGCGCCGGCGCCGGGCCCGGGGCCGGGCGGAGCGGGGACCGTGGGTACCGGACCACCCTGCGGCACCTGGAGCGGCTGCAGCAGGTGTTCCCGGTGAGCGCGGTGCAGGCGGAGCTGTCGGTGTGGTCCCCGCAGGCGGCGTGGCAGCTGCTGCCGTGGTGCGCGGCGCGCGGGGTCGGTTTCCTGGCGGCGATGCCGCTGGGCAGCGGTTTCCTGACGGGGTCCCTCACACCGGGTGAGGGGTTCGAGCCGCAGGACGTGCGGGCCCGGCATCCGCGGTTCACGGCGGAGGCGATGGCGTCGAACCAGGTGCTGCTGGCGGGGCTGCGGCAGGTGGCCCGGCGGCACGGCCCCGAGGTCACGGTCGCGCAGGTTGCCCTGGCATGGGTGCTGGCGCAGGGGCCGCAGGTGGTGCCGGTGCCGGGGGCCGACCGGGCGCCGTGGGCGGCGGAGAACGCGGCGGCGGCGCAGGTCCGGCTCTCGGCCGGGGATCTGGCCGAGATCGCGGCCCTTCCGGTCGAAGTGGGAGCCTGGGACTGA